The stretch of DNA AGCCGCTTCGGAAACGGAGCAGCCCCGCAAGGAAAACGGCATGCCCGATGAACATAGCAATACAAGCACGATGCAGACAATACAGCAGATCTTGGCAGAGGCGATCAAGGTCATGAACGGTTCTGCAGACAGATAAATGGAGGAAGCATAAGTGGATCTTCACGATTTTTCGACCAAACTCGCAGAGGCGACCAAGAACCTGACTCCCACAGAGCGGGCTTCGCTGAAGAAGATTTTCGAAGGCGTTTCCGCAGAACTGACGGGCAAGGCTCCTGTTGCCAAAGCTGATGACCACCATGAAGGCTGCGGCATTCCGGATGGTCCCACCGAGCGTCACCTCAAGCTGAAGGAAAAGTTCCTCACGCATGTGCCCAGCGTTACCATTCACCGTGCCCGCGCAATCACCAAGATTGCCAAGGAGAATCCCGGTATCCCTGCTGCGCTGCTGCGTGCCAAGACCTTCCGCTACTGCTGCGAAACCGCACCACTGGTGATTCAGGACCACGAACTCATCGTCGGTTCGCCCAACGGCGCACCCCGCGCCGGTGCCTTTGCCCCCGACGTGGCATGGCGCTGGCTGCGTGACGAAATGGAAAGCATCGGCACCCGTGCTCAGGACCCCTTCTACATCTCCGAAGAAGACAAGAAGATCCTGCGCGACGAAATCTTCCCCTTCTGGGAAAACAAGTCCGTTGATGAACTGTGCGAAGGCCAGTACCGCGAAGCGGGCCTGTGGGAAATGTCCGCAGAATCCTACGTTTCCGACTGCTCCTACCACGCGGTGAACGGCGGTGGCGACTCCAACCCCGGTTACGACGTCATCCTGATGAAGAAGGGCATGCTGGACATTCAGCATGAAGCGCAGGAGCACCTTGATCATCTGGATTACGCAAACCCCGACGACATCGACAAGATCTACTTCTACAAGTCCGTCATCGAGACTGCAGAAGGCGTGATGATCTATGCCAAGCGCCTGTCCCAGTATGCCTACGAACTGGCATCCAAGGAAAGCGATCCCAAGCGCAAGGCTGAACTGCTGAAGATTTCCGAAATCAACGCCCGCGTGCCTGCCCATGCTCCCAGCAACTTCTGGGAAGCCATTCAGGCTGTCTGGACCGTCGAGTCTCTGCTCGTGGTTGAAGAAAACCAGACCGGCATGTCCATCGGCCGCGTTGACCAGTACATGTATCCCTTCTACCGCGCAGACATCGATTCCGGTCGCATGACCGATTACGAAGCCTTTGACCTTGCCGGTTGCATGCTCGTGAAGATGTCCGAAATGATGTGGCTCACCAGCGAAGGCGCTTCCAAGTTCTTTGCCGGCTACCAGCCCTTCGTGAACATGTGCGTGGGCGGCGTTACCCGTGAAGGGCATGACGCCACCAACGACCTGACCTACCTGCTCATGGACGCAGTGCGCCACGTGCGTATCTACCAGCCCACGCTGGCAACCCGTGTGCACATCAAGTCCCCGCAGAAGTATCTGAAGAAGATCGTGGACGTTATCCGCTCCGGCATGGGCTTCCCTGCCGTGCACTTTGACGATGCCCACATCAAGATGATGCTCGCCAAGGGCGTAAGCATGGAAGATGCCCGCGACTACTGCCTCATGGGTTGCGTTGAACCCCAGAAGTCCGGCCGTCTGTACCAGTGGACCTCCACCGGCTACACCCAGTGGCCCATCTGCATCGAGCTGGTGCTCAACCACGGCGTGCCGCTGTGGTACGGCAAGCAGGTTACTCCCGATATGGGCGACCTGAGCCAGTTCGACACCTACGAGAAGTTTGAAGAAGCCGTTAAGTACCAGATCAAGTGGATCACCAAGAACACCAGCATCGCTACTGTTATCTCCCAGCGTGTGCACCGTGATCTGGCACCCAAGCCGCTCATGTCCCTGATGTACGAAGGCTGCATGGAAAAGGGCCGCGACGTTTCCGGCGGCGGCGCCATGTACAACTTCGGCCCCGGCGTTGTGTGGAGCGGTCTGGCCACCTACGTGGACTCCATGGCTGCCATCAAGAAGCTGGTTTACGACGAGAAGAAGTACACCCTGCAGCAGCTGAATGATGCGCTGAAGGTTGACTTTGTGGGCTACGACCAGATCAAGGCCGACTGCCTTGCCGCACCCAAGTACGGCAACGACGACGACTATGCCGACATGATCGCTGCGGATCTCGTGCACTTCACCGAAGTGGAGCACCGCAAGTTCAAGACCCTGTACTCCGTGCTCAGCCATGGCACGCTGTCCATCTCCAACAACACCCCCTTCGGCCAGCTGCTTGGCGCTTCCGCCAACGGCCGCCAGGCATGGGCGCCGCTTTCCGACGGCATCAGCCCCACGCAGGGTGCGGACTACAAGGGCCCCACGGCCATTATCAAGTCCGTTTCCAAGATGGCCAACGACAACATGAACATCGGCATGGTGCACAACTTCAAGCTGATGTCCGGCCTGCTGGACAACCCCGAGGGCGAAAACGGTCTGATCACCCTGATCCGCACCGCATGCATGCTCGGCAACGGCGAAATGCAGTTCAACTACCTGGACAACGACACGCTGATCGATGCGCAGAAGCATCCTGAAAAGTATCGCGATCTCGTTGTGCGCGTGGCCGGCTACAGCGCCTTCTTCGTCGAACTCTGCAAGGACGTTCAGGACGAAATCATCAGCCGTACCATGCTGCATTCGATCTAACCCGTCGACTGCATACTGATTGAATAAACCCTTCGGGATTCGAACTACCGCAAGCAACCGGAAACACCAGAGGCAAGACCGTGATCGAAAGAAAAGCTCTTATCTTCAACATACAGAAATACAACATGTATGACGGTCCCGGCGTGCGCACCCTGGTGTTTTTCAAGGGATGCCCCCTGCGTTGCAAGTGGTGCTCGAATCCTGAAGGGCAGCTCAGGCAGTATCAGGTGCTCTACAAGAAGAACAGCTGCGTGAACTGCGGCGCATGCGCACAGGTCTGCCCTGCAGGCGTGCACTGCATGACCGCAGGCAACAAGCACGAGATTGATGAAAAGGCCGAATGCATTGGCTGCCGCGAGTGCGAGCAGGTCTGCCCCGCCACGGCACTGGCCATT from Desulfovibrio subterraneus encodes:
- the cutC gene encoding choline trimethylamine-lyase, which encodes MDLHDFSTKLAEATKNLTPTERASLKKIFEGVSAELTGKAPVAKADDHHEGCGIPDGPTERHLKLKEKFLTHVPSVTIHRARAITKIAKENPGIPAALLRAKTFRYCCETAPLVIQDHELIVGSPNGAPRAGAFAPDVAWRWLRDEMESIGTRAQDPFYISEEDKKILRDEIFPFWENKSVDELCEGQYREAGLWEMSAESYVSDCSYHAVNGGGDSNPGYDVILMKKGMLDIQHEAQEHLDHLDYANPDDIDKIYFYKSVIETAEGVMIYAKRLSQYAYELASKESDPKRKAELLKISEINARVPAHAPSNFWEAIQAVWTVESLLVVEENQTGMSIGRVDQYMYPFYRADIDSGRMTDYEAFDLAGCMLVKMSEMMWLTSEGASKFFAGYQPFVNMCVGGVTREGHDATNDLTYLLMDAVRHVRIYQPTLATRVHIKSPQKYLKKIVDVIRSGMGFPAVHFDDAHIKMMLAKGVSMEDARDYCLMGCVEPQKSGRLYQWTSTGYTQWPICIELVLNHGVPLWYGKQVTPDMGDLSQFDTYEKFEEAVKYQIKWITKNTSIATVISQRVHRDLAPKPLMSLMYEGCMEKGRDVSGGGAMYNFGPGVVWSGLATYVDSMAAIKKLVYDEKKYTLQQLNDALKVDFVGYDQIKADCLAAPKYGNDDDYADMIAADLVHFTEVEHRKFKTLYSVLSHGTLSISNNTPFGQLLGASANGRQAWAPLSDGISPTQGADYKGPTAIIKSVSKMANDNMNIGMVHNFKLMSGLLDNPEGENGLITLIRTACMLGNGEMQFNYLDNDTLIDAQKHPEKYRDLVVRVAGYSAFFVELCKDVQDEIISRTMLHSI